TCCAATTGCTCCATGAATTTTATGATGGGTGAGATCATTCATCAAAGGAAACAACTAAATCATAAATAGCTTCTTTATAAAGATAGCTGAGATTTATAGAAGTCATTTAATTCTAGTAAACACTTAAAAGAAATTTTTAAAAGAAAATTCGTTTTCAAAGCGCAAAAATGCTTGTCTTTGTCTGATAGAAGTGATATACTAAGAGAGTTGACTATGCACATGCCTGTGCAACCGCTCGATCATCGTCGCTCATCCCTTGAGCTTAAGTGGTTCGTCCCACGATGCTAGGCGAGTCTTCACAAAAATACGGGGAAACCCAAAAATACATAGGAGGTGCATAATGAGCACATACGCAATCATTAAAACTGGCGGAAAACAAGTTAAAGTTGAAGTTGGTCAAGCAGTCTACGTTGAAAAATTGAACGTTGAAGCTGGTCAAGAAGTTACATTTAACGAAGTTGTTCTTGTTGGTGGTGAAAACACTGTTGTCGGAACTCCACTTGTTTCAGGAGCTACTGTTGTTGGAACTGTTGAAAAACAAGGAAAACAAAAGAAAGTTGTTACTTACAAGTACAAACCTAAAAAAGGTAGCCACCGTAAACAAGGTCACCGTCAACCTTACACTAAAGTTGTCATCAACGCTATCAACGCTTAATTTTTAG
The Streptococcus parasanguinis genome window above contains:
- the rplU gene encoding 50S ribosomal protein L21 is translated as MSTYAIIKTGGKQVKVEVGQAVYVEKLNVEAGQEVTFNEVVLVGGENTVVGTPLVSGATVVGTVEKQGKQKKVVTYKYKPKKGSHRKQGHRQPYTKVVINAINA